Proteins encoded together in one Kutzneria kofuensis window:
- a CDS encoding YncE family protein → MPTVRILLAAAVAAASVAAPAASASPATPHVTGLKNVLLVGNSQTGSVSFIDENGFANLGSFNVIPDLQQRINEMDPIQRIGYETVKGIEGGDRFVDDAALSPDGRRLYVSRGNLDDVAAFDLATKQELWHTRLEGFHADHAALSPDGTRFVVSATTANKAQFIDTANGKIVSSAPTGNYPHQNDYTPDGKYVYNSSIGNISLPQSMEWAKGAFQLTKIDASTMQVVKTWTFPHGIRPNLVAPDGNTFYAQLSYLNGFVKYDLNAGKIVATVNQPFSEHAKSLKPDDYPKNSAHHGLALSGDGSTLCDVGTIDDYVALVSTDGLVDKAFVNYPTNSLPYWGQTSTDGNYCYVSLSQANAVSVVDYRSGTEVARVPVGTFPQRERVAKVDPSVLGSLS, encoded by the coding sequence ATGCCGACCGTGCGCATCCTCCTGGCCGCCGCGGTAGCCGCGGCTTCCGTCGCCGCCCCCGCGGCCTCCGCCAGCCCTGCAACGCCGCACGTCACCGGGCTCAAGAACGTGTTGCTCGTGGGCAACAGCCAGACGGGCTCGGTGAGCTTCATCGACGAGAACGGCTTCGCCAACCTGGGCAGCTTCAACGTCATCCCCGACCTGCAGCAGCGCATCAACGAGATGGACCCGATCCAGCGGATCGGCTACGAGACCGTGAAGGGCATCGAGGGCGGCGACCGCTTCGTCGACGACGCCGCGCTGTCCCCCGACGGTCGCCGGCTCTACGTCTCCCGCGGCAACCTCGACGACGTCGCCGCCTTCGACCTGGCCACCAAGCAGGAGCTGTGGCACACCCGACTGGAGGGCTTCCACGCCGACCACGCGGCGCTGTCCCCGGACGGCACCAGGTTCGTGGTGTCCGCGACCACGGCAAACAAGGCGCAGTTCATCGACACCGCCAACGGCAAGATCGTCAGCTCCGCCCCGACCGGCAACTACCCACACCAGAACGACTACACGCCCGACGGCAAGTACGTCTACAACTCCAGCATCGGCAACATCTCGCTGCCGCAGTCGATGGAGTGGGCCAAGGGCGCGTTCCAGCTGACCAAGATCGACGCGTCGACCATGCAGGTCGTCAAGACCTGGACGTTCCCGCACGGCATCCGGCCCAACCTGGTCGCGCCGGACGGCAACACCTTCTACGCGCAGCTGTCCTACCTCAACGGCTTCGTGAAGTACGACCTGAACGCCGGCAAGATCGTCGCCACGGTGAACCAGCCGTTCAGCGAGCACGCCAAGTCGCTCAAGCCGGACGACTACCCGAAGAACTCGGCGCACCACGGCCTCGCGCTGTCCGGTGACGGCAGCACGCTGTGCGACGTCGGCACCATCGACGACTACGTGGCGCTGGTGAGCACCGACGGCCTGGTGGACAAGGCGTTCGTCAACTACCCGACCAACAGCCTGCCCTACTGGGGCCAGACCAGCACCGACGGCAACTACTGCTACGTGTCGCTGAGCCAGGCCAACGCCGTGTCGGTCGTCGACTACCGCTCCGGGACCGAGGTCGCACGGGTGCCCGTCGGCACGTTCCCGCAGCGCGAGCGCGTGGCCAAGGTCGACCCGAGCGTGCTCGGCTCGCTGTCCTGA
- a CDS encoding PucR family transcriptional regulator: protein MTEETTGRATLRRIMEQMRADPDVLDGVVTEVRAQSPQVAALPVAEVRRHIAALLGVASAAFIDSTGLGVEVADRLATDRALQGVPLSALLAGFQTGRAHVLRELGGRLRQHEMLADDFVAALLELDGYANKLQNRLVEAYRETELRLARTAQAARVQALRELLKGGPVTGVVNTGLAEDRHYHVVLADVSDPRQARRAEAALAETFCVTVDGLVCGVAVQLPDLASVADVLAVVTPPVLPKDFGAAYQACRAALQTGRCRGLVGPVRLAELAVDLVTDGFPALGRMLADELLAGLAGTDEFHRLLASTALTYLDHGGRVDATALALHVHPNTVKHRLRRLGELTGFTPPEGSLAEALRWRWAVDTWLRSTGAWPTPEAASSPQSSRHRVTSSHSPT from the coding sequence ATGACCGAGGAGACGACTGGGCGCGCCACGCTGCGCCGCATCATGGAGCAGATGCGGGCGGACCCGGACGTGCTCGACGGCGTGGTGACGGAGGTGCGGGCGCAGTCGCCGCAGGTGGCTGCGCTCCCCGTCGCCGAGGTGCGGCGGCACATCGCCGCGCTGCTCGGTGTCGCGTCGGCGGCCTTCATCGACTCCACCGGACTGGGCGTGGAGGTCGCCGACCGGCTCGCCACCGACCGGGCACTGCAGGGCGTTCCGCTGTCGGCGCTGCTCGCCGGCTTCCAGACCGGGCGCGCGCATGTGCTGCGCGAGCTCGGCGGCCGGCTGCGCCAGCACGAGATGCTCGCCGACGACTTCGTGGCGGCATTGCTCGAACTCGACGGCTACGCCAACAAGCTGCAGAACCGGCTTGTCGAGGCGTACCGGGAGACCGAGCTGCGGCTGGCCCGCACCGCCCAGGCGGCCCGTGTGCAGGCGCTGCGCGAGCTGCTCAAGGGCGGGCCGGTGACCGGCGTGGTCAACACCGGCCTGGCCGAGGACCGGCACTACCACGTGGTGCTGGCCGACGTGAGCGACCCGCGCCAGGCCCGCCGCGCGGAGGCGGCGCTGGCGGAGACATTCTGCGTCACCGTGGACGGTCTGGTGTGCGGCGTCGCCGTGCAGCTGCCGGACCTGGCGTCCGTGGCCGACGTGCTGGCCGTGGTGACGCCGCCGGTGTTGCCCAAGGACTTCGGCGCGGCGTACCAGGCGTGCCGAGCCGCCCTGCAGACCGGACGCTGCCGCGGCCTGGTCGGGCCGGTGCGCCTGGCCGAGCTGGCCGTCGATCTCGTCACCGACGGCTTCCCGGCGCTGGGCCGGATGCTCGCCGACGAGCTGCTGGCGGGCCTCGCCGGCACCGACGAGTTCCACCGGCTGCTGGCGTCGACCGCGTTGACCTACCTCGACCACGGCGGCCGGGTGGACGCCACGGCGCTGGCACTGCACGTGCACCCCAACACCGTGAAGCACCGCCTGCGCCGGCTCGGCGAGCTGACCGGCTTCACCCCGCCGGAGGGCTCGCTGGCCGAGGCGCTGCGCTGGCGCTGGGCCGTGGACACCTGGCTGCGGTCGACCGGGGCCTGGCCGACACCCGAGGCGGCGTCGTCGCCGCAGTCGTCACGTCATCGAGTCACCTCCTCTCACTCCCCGACCTGA
- a CDS encoding ATP-dependent helicase codes for MARRSTPLALVRRPAQPPPRPRWDATARRVIDHEGGPLRVLGGPGTGKTTLLAGVAADRVLNTGVDPESVLVLASSRKSAVALRSQITRLLKDRGPSRTAREPLVRTVHSYAFAVLRLVSTKEGLPPPRLLAGPDQDAMVRDLLVGDIEMGAGYWPESLRPALGIPGFAAELRDLILRAAERGQGPEDLVRLGREQGVPEWTAAGTFWHQYEQVTLLAGSEAQESAAPAYDAAELVAGALLAFDLDPDLLADERARVRYLLVDDAQHLDHQQFALVRALGAAAHEFIVAGDPDQAIFSFRGADPTLFTDRGDGPVEVLKVDHRMAPEIRKAVGRLQARLPGAGPQRELLPREHEERGSVQIRLLASAAQEATWIGDQLRRAHLLDEVPWSEMAVLVRSTVHSLPVLRRALLAAGVPLAVPVDELPLAQLPAVRQFLVLLRCADDPSMLDQDTAAYLLESQLGGADTLALRRLRRGLRRLELAAGGDRSSGELLVDVINDNDLLIALEDSEAAPVRRIGTLIRTARDAIEAGASVEQVLWQLWKDSGLEQRWVAQATRGGPTGAQADRDLDAIVGLFDAAARYVDRLPAASVAGFTDYLTAQQIVGDSLAPTAPLGEAVTVITAHAAAGREWTVVAVPGVQEGSWPDLRMRGTLLGVERMRDLLDGVVPGDVVSATAPLLAEERRLLIVAASRAKRTLLVSAVRGEDEQPSRFLDELEGTAADPEAAVRPVFTPPRGLVLSELVGELRRVCCDGEAEPERRRRAAKQLARLAAAGVPGAHPGSWYGLPEVSTDSPLWTDEETVSVSPSTIEVLSKCPLRWMVERHGGEDPAQLASITGTLVHALAQAAASGVDRLELQVRLDQAWAAVDAGAPWFSRRERNRVQKMLDTFMAWFERSRAELTQVAVERDLSVQVPKQADGPWLRVRGRVDRLEVDDQGRPVVVDIKTGKQPVSKDDAQEHPQLAVYQLATQLGAFEELGLSEEPGGARLLYVSKEDKKTGAAERVQAPLDPDSSKVWLATVQEAASSCVGPEYTATESPDCPRCPARTSCPLQESGRQVGE; via the coding sequence GTGGCACGCAGAAGCACTCCACTCGCGCTGGTCCGCCGGCCGGCGCAGCCGCCGCCCCGGCCGCGGTGGGACGCGACCGCGCGTCGGGTCATCGACCACGAGGGTGGCCCGCTGCGCGTGCTCGGCGGCCCGGGAACGGGCAAGACGACGCTGCTGGCCGGCGTCGCGGCGGATCGCGTCCTGAACACGGGCGTGGACCCGGAGAGCGTTCTGGTGCTGGCGTCCAGCCGGAAGTCGGCGGTGGCGCTGCGGTCGCAGATCACCCGCCTGCTCAAGGACCGCGGCCCGTCCCGCACGGCCCGTGAGCCCCTGGTTCGCACCGTCCACTCCTACGCCTTCGCGGTGCTCCGCCTCGTGTCCACAAAGGAGGGTCTGCCGCCGCCACGCCTGCTCGCCGGCCCGGATCAGGACGCGATGGTCCGTGACCTTCTCGTCGGCGACATCGAGATGGGCGCGGGGTACTGGCCGGAGAGCCTGCGGCCGGCGCTGGGCATTCCCGGCTTCGCGGCGGAGCTGCGCGACCTCATCCTGCGCGCGGCCGAACGGGGTCAGGGCCCCGAGGACCTGGTGCGGCTAGGACGTGAACAGGGCGTGCCGGAGTGGACCGCGGCCGGCACCTTCTGGCACCAGTACGAACAGGTCACGCTCCTTGCCGGCAGCGAGGCGCAGGAGTCGGCCGCCCCGGCCTACGACGCGGCGGAGCTGGTGGCCGGCGCGTTGCTGGCGTTCGACCTGGATCCCGACCTGCTGGCCGACGAGCGCGCGCGGGTCCGGTACCTGCTCGTCGACGACGCCCAGCACCTCGATCATCAGCAGTTCGCGCTGGTCAGGGCGCTGGGAGCGGCGGCGCACGAGTTCATCGTCGCCGGCGACCCGGACCAGGCGATCTTCTCCTTCCGCGGCGCGGATCCCACACTGTTCACCGACCGTGGCGACGGCCCGGTCGAGGTGCTGAAGGTGGATCACCGGATGGCGCCGGAGATCCGCAAGGCCGTCGGCCGCTTGCAGGCACGGTTGCCGGGCGCGGGCCCGCAGCGGGAGCTTCTTCCCCGGGAGCACGAGGAACGCGGCAGCGTGCAGATCCGGCTGCTCGCCTCGGCGGCGCAGGAAGCGACCTGGATCGGCGATCAACTCCGCCGCGCCCACCTGCTGGACGAGGTGCCGTGGTCGGAGATGGCGGTGCTGGTCCGGTCAACCGTGCACTCGCTTCCCGTGCTGCGCAGGGCACTTCTCGCCGCCGGCGTGCCGCTGGCCGTTCCGGTCGACGAACTGCCGCTGGCGCAACTCCCGGCGGTGCGGCAGTTCCTGGTGCTGCTCCGGTGCGCGGACGACCCCTCCATGCTTGATCAGGACACCGCCGCGTACCTGCTCGAATCTCAGCTCGGCGGCGCGGACACGTTGGCACTGCGGCGACTGCGCCGTGGTCTGCGCCGGCTGGAACTGGCCGCCGGAGGCGATAGGTCCAGCGGCGAGCTGCTCGTCGACGTGATCAACGACAACGACCTGTTGATCGCGTTGGAGGACAGCGAGGCGGCGCCGGTCCGCCGGATCGGCACGCTGATCAGGACGGCCCGGGACGCGATCGAGGCCGGCGCGAGCGTGGAACAGGTGCTGTGGCAGCTGTGGAAGGACAGCGGCCTCGAACAGCGCTGGGTCGCGCAGGCCACCCGCGGCGGCCCGACCGGCGCGCAGGCCGACCGCGACCTGGACGCGATCGTCGGCCTGTTCGACGCGGCTGCCCGATACGTCGACCGATTGCCCGCCGCGAGCGTCGCCGGCTTCACCGATTACCTTACGGCGCAACAGATCGTCGGTGACTCGTTGGCGCCGACGGCGCCGCTGGGCGAGGCCGTCACCGTGATCACGGCGCATGCGGCGGCCGGTCGCGAGTGGACGGTCGTAGCGGTGCCGGGCGTGCAGGAGGGCAGCTGGCCGGACCTGCGTATGCGCGGCACTTTGCTCGGCGTGGAACGGATGCGGGACCTGCTCGACGGCGTCGTCCCCGGTGACGTGGTGTCGGCGACCGCGCCGCTGCTCGCCGAGGAACGCCGGCTGCTGATCGTCGCCGCCAGCCGGGCGAAGCGAACGCTGCTGGTGAGCGCCGTGCGAGGCGAGGACGAGCAGCCGTCACGGTTCCTCGACGAGTTGGAGGGCACCGCCGCCGACCCCGAGGCGGCGGTCCGCCCGGTGTTCACGCCGCCGCGTGGGCTGGTGCTGTCCGAGCTGGTCGGGGAGTTGCGCCGAGTCTGCTGCGACGGCGAGGCGGAGCCCGAAAGGCGCCGCCGCGCCGCCAAGCAGCTGGCCCGGCTGGCGGCGGCCGGGGTGCCCGGAGCGCACCCCGGGTCCTGGTACGGGCTGCCGGAAGTCTCCACTGACAGTCCGTTGTGGACGGATGAGGAGACGGTCAGCGTCTCCCCGTCCACCATCGAGGTGTTGAGCAAGTGCCCGCTGCGGTGGATGGTTGAGCGGCACGGCGGCGAGGACCCGGCGCAGCTCGCCTCGATCACCGGCACTCTCGTGCACGCGCTCGCTCAGGCCGCGGCCAGCGGCGTGGACCGGCTCGAACTGCAGGTCCGGCTGGACCAGGCGTGGGCGGCGGTGGATGCCGGCGCGCCCTGGTTCTCCCGCCGGGAGCGCAACCGGGTGCAGAAGATGCTGGACACGTTCATGGCCTGGTTCGAGCGCAGCCGCGCCGAGCTGACCCAGGTGGCGGTCGAGCGGGACCTGTCGGTGCAGGTGCCCAAGCAGGCCGACGGCCCGTGGCTGCGGGTGCGCGGCCGGGTCGACCGGCTGGAGGTCGACGACCAGGGCCGGCCCGTCGTCGTCGACATCAAGACCGGCAAGCAGCCGGTCAGCAAGGACGACGCCCAGGAACACCCGCAGCTGGCGGTGTACCAGCTGGCCACCCAGCTGGGGGCGTTCGAGGAGCTGGGGCTGAGCGAGGAGCCGGGCGGCGCCCGGCTGCTCTACGTGTCCAAGGAGGACAAGAAGACCGGTGCGGCGGAACGGGTCCAGGCGCCGCTGGACCCGGACTCGTCCAAGGTGTGGCTGGCCACGGTGCAGGAGGCGGCGTCCTCCTGCGTCGGGCCCGAGTACACCGCGACCGAGAGCCCCGACTGCCCGCGCTGCCCGGCGCGGACCTCGTGCCCGCTGCAGGAGTCCGGTCGTCAGGTCGGGGAGTGA
- a CDS encoding VOC family protein produces MSVITKPALGSPCWLEIATPDPDATARFYGRLFGWEFDDTTATLFGEPVAGVRRAAEPALGWTPYLATPDIDTTARLATRYGGRIAERLGDKAILLDPTGTAVGLCQCDEGHHFTAGVPGSLVWAELVTWRATLADRFFGAVFDYGQKQFGDGRRFDHMVWYAGEDSVLARVRMALDTPEDVPARWIAQFAVDPDLGFEATVALARRLGARLRFKPYRSTLGRVAVLADPLGTRFALIDPDDTDESEYGSVADDPYDD; encoded by the coding sequence ATGTCCGTCATCACGAAGCCCGCCCTGGGCAGCCCGTGCTGGCTTGAGATCGCCACACCCGACCCCGACGCCACCGCCCGCTTCTACGGCCGACTGTTCGGCTGGGAATTCGACGACACCACCGCCACCTTGTTCGGCGAGCCGGTCGCCGGCGTGCGCCGCGCCGCCGAACCGGCACTGGGCTGGACGCCGTACCTGGCCACGCCCGACATCGACACGACCGCGCGACTGGCCACTCGATACGGAGGTCGAATAGCGGAACGCCTGGGAGACAAGGCGATCCTGCTCGACCCGACCGGCACCGCGGTGGGACTGTGCCAATGCGACGAGGGCCACCACTTCACCGCCGGCGTGCCCGGATCGCTGGTGTGGGCCGAGCTCGTCACGTGGCGGGCGACGCTCGCCGACCGGTTCTTCGGGGCCGTCTTCGACTACGGCCAGAAGCAGTTCGGCGACGGCCGGCGCTTCGACCACATGGTGTGGTACGCGGGCGAGGATTCGGTCCTCGCCCGCGTACGGATGGCGCTGGACACGCCGGAGGACGTGCCGGCCCGGTGGATCGCGCAGTTCGCGGTCGACCCGGACCTGGGCTTCGAGGCCACGGTCGCGCTGGCCCGGCGACTCGGGGCGCGGCTGCGGTTCAAGCCGTACCGCTCGACGCTCGGGCGGGTCGCCGTGCTGGCCGACCCGCTCGGCACCCGGTTCGCGTTGATCGACCCGGACGACACCGACGAGTCCGAGTACGGCTCGGTCGCGGACGACCCGTACGACGACTAA
- a CDS encoding chitinase, with product MTIPPARRKALMVGGVMAAAVTIGMATVFGASSNDANAASNNKVARPAAATTIAVAPYVDMGLSADKLSQFASASGIKSFSLAFVTSAGCQASWFNAHTIAEGFGLDQVNKIRAAGGDVKVSFGGATGIELAQACTDVNQLAAQYTSVVKEYKLTHIDMDVEGAAVADKASVDRRSKALALVQKQNPGVKVSLTLPVLPTGLTADGLNVVKSAKAAGVGLDVVNIMAMDFGTAEKDMGAQVIQSAQSTEKQLKTIFTGLSDAQAFKMLGITPMLGVNDTQTEVFSLADAKAVVNFANSQHVGYLGYWEQSRDANACTGALFQCTNVPQKAFDFAKVFAGFKG from the coding sequence ATGACCATTCCCCCTGCCCGCCGCAAGGCGCTGATGGTCGGCGGTGTGATGGCGGCGGCCGTCACGATCGGCATGGCAACGGTGTTCGGCGCCAGCTCGAACGACGCGAACGCCGCCTCGAACAACAAGGTCGCCCGCCCGGCCGCGGCGACGACCATCGCCGTCGCCCCGTACGTGGACATGGGCCTGTCCGCGGACAAGCTGTCCCAGTTCGCCAGCGCCAGCGGGATCAAGTCGTTCAGCCTCGCCTTCGTCACGTCGGCCGGCTGCCAGGCCAGCTGGTTCAACGCGCACACCATCGCCGAGGGCTTCGGCCTCGACCAGGTCAACAAGATCCGGGCCGCTGGCGGCGACGTGAAGGTGTCCTTCGGCGGCGCGACCGGCATCGAACTGGCCCAGGCCTGCACGGACGTCAACCAGCTCGCCGCGCAGTACACGTCGGTGGTGAAGGAGTACAAGCTCACCCACATCGACATGGACGTGGAGGGCGCGGCAGTCGCCGACAAGGCCTCCGTCGACCGGCGGTCCAAGGCGCTTGCACTGGTGCAGAAGCAGAATCCGGGCGTGAAGGTGTCGCTGACGCTGCCGGTGCTGCCCACCGGCCTCACCGCCGACGGCCTCAACGTGGTCAAGTCGGCCAAGGCCGCCGGCGTGGGCCTGGACGTCGTCAACATCATGGCGATGGACTTCGGCACCGCCGAGAAGGACATGGGCGCGCAGGTGATCCAGTCCGCCCAGAGCACGGAGAAGCAGCTCAAGACGATCTTCACCGGCCTGTCCGACGCGCAGGCGTTCAAGATGCTCGGCATCACGCCCATGCTCGGCGTCAACGACACCCAGACCGAGGTGTTCAGCCTGGCCGACGCCAAGGCCGTGGTGAACTTCGCCAACTCCCAGCACGTCGGCTACCTCGGCTACTGGGAGCAGAGCCGGGACGCGAACGCCTGCACCGGCGCGCTCTTCCAGTGCACCAACGTCCCGCAGAAGGCGTTCGACTTCGCCAAGGTGTTCGCCGGCTTCAAAGGTTAG
- a CDS encoding chitinase, which produces MRLRSLTVAAIALMGAFVAPVAATAASAPQSAALPQAAGSPIPVAPYVDMGEWPTPVLSTMAKSGNLKGFTLGFVTSAGCKASWFNAYDPRAAWQSDEIAKIRSAGGDVKVSFGGASGIELAQACSSVSSLAAEYNAVIKAYGLKYVDFDIEGAAVADPTSITRRSQALAQVQSANPGIKISLTLPVLPSGLDTNGLNVVKAAKSAGVNLDMVNIMAMDYYMGSANQGDRAVSAAKATQAQLKSLYGLSDAAAWKKVGVTPMLGVNDSQNEIFYPADATKVVNFAKSVHLGMLAFWEVGRDANACTGALYRCTNVPQSPYQFSKIFAGYTG; this is translated from the coding sequence ATGCGCTTGCGTTCCCTCACCGTCGCCGCGATCGCTCTCATGGGCGCATTCGTCGCGCCAGTCGCGGCCACGGCCGCCTCCGCACCGCAGTCCGCGGCCCTGCCGCAGGCGGCCGGTTCCCCCATCCCCGTCGCGCCCTACGTCGACATGGGCGAGTGGCCGACGCCCGTCCTGTCCACGATGGCGAAGTCCGGCAACCTCAAGGGATTCACGCTCGGCTTCGTCACCTCGGCCGGCTGCAAGGCCAGCTGGTTCAACGCCTACGACCCGCGAGCCGCCTGGCAGAGCGACGAAATCGCCAAGATCCGGTCCGCCGGCGGCGACGTGAAGGTGTCCTTCGGCGGCGCCAGCGGCATCGAACTGGCCCAGGCCTGCAGCAGCGTCAGCTCCCTGGCCGCCGAGTACAACGCTGTGATCAAGGCCTACGGCCTGAAGTACGTCGACTTCGACATCGAGGGCGCGGCCGTGGCCGACCCGACCTCGATCACCCGCCGCTCCCAGGCGCTGGCCCAGGTGCAGTCGGCCAACCCCGGCATCAAGATCTCGCTGACCCTGCCGGTGCTGCCGTCTGGCCTGGACACCAACGGCCTCAACGTGGTCAAGGCGGCCAAGAGTGCGGGCGTCAACCTCGACATGGTCAACATCATGGCCATGGACTACTACATGGGCTCGGCCAACCAGGGCGACCGTGCCGTCTCGGCGGCCAAGGCGACGCAGGCTCAGCTCAAGTCGCTGTACGGCCTGTCCGACGCGGCGGCGTGGAAGAAGGTCGGCGTCACCCCGATGCTCGGCGTGAACGACTCGCAGAACGAGATCTTCTACCCGGCCGACGCGACCAAGGTGGTCAACTTCGCCAAGTCGGTGCACCTGGGCATGCTGGCCTTCTGGGAGGTCGGCCGGGACGCCAACGCCTGCACGGGTGCGCTCTACCGCTGCACCAACGTGCCGCAGTCGCCCTACCAGTTCTCCAAGATCTTCGCCGGTTACACCGGCTGA
- a CDS encoding chitinase — protein sequence MKLTRRGLAALLTAGLVGTGALTSTVADAAPAAVNPVTASPYIYLGAGWQPNVASTMSATGLKAFTIAFVLSNGGCTPVFDGGASAASNTINAVRKAGGDVIVSFGGWGGAKLGEHCSSVSALAGAYQKVITQYSLKAIDIDIEATEMSTHSVQDRVLGALKTVKQNNPGLKVVVTMGTTTSGPDADGQRLIQQGKALGANVDVWSIMPFDFSSGGDMWAHTKSAAEGLKGRLKSAFGWTDAQAYTHMGISSMNGKTDNAGETVTLGNFNSILSYAQTNHLARLTYWSANRDRACGSGGDGDTCSGVAQNAGDFSKVIGKFTG from the coding sequence ATGAAGCTGACCCGACGCGGCCTGGCGGCCCTGCTCACCGCCGGCCTCGTGGGCACCGGGGCCCTGACCAGCACGGTTGCCGACGCGGCGCCGGCCGCGGTCAACCCGGTGACCGCATCTCCGTACATCTACCTCGGCGCCGGCTGGCAGCCGAACGTCGCGTCGACGATGTCCGCGACCGGCCTCAAGGCCTTCACCATCGCCTTCGTGCTGTCCAACGGCGGTTGCACGCCGGTGTTCGACGGCGGCGCGTCCGCCGCGTCGAACACGATCAACGCGGTCCGCAAGGCCGGCGGCGACGTGATCGTCTCCTTCGGCGGCTGGGGCGGCGCGAAGCTCGGTGAGCACTGCTCGAGCGTGTCCGCGCTGGCCGGCGCCTACCAGAAGGTGATCACGCAGTACTCGTTGAAGGCCATCGACATCGACATCGAGGCCACCGAGATGAGCACCCACTCGGTGCAGGACCGGGTGCTCGGCGCGCTCAAGACCGTCAAGCAGAACAACCCCGGTCTCAAGGTCGTGGTGACCATGGGCACCACCACCTCCGGGCCGGACGCGGACGGGCAGCGGCTCATCCAGCAGGGCAAGGCGCTCGGCGCCAACGTCGACGTCTGGTCGATCATGCCGTTCGACTTCAGCAGCGGCGGCGACATGTGGGCGCACACCAAGTCCGCCGCCGAGGGGCTGAAGGGCCGGCTCAAGAGCGCCTTCGGCTGGACCGACGCGCAGGCGTACACGCACATGGGCATCTCGTCGATGAACGGCAAGACCGACAACGCGGGCGAGACCGTGACGCTGGGCAACTTCAACAGCATCCTGTCCTACGCGCAGACCAACCACCTGGCCCGGCTGACCTACTGGTCGGCCAACCGGGACCGCGCCTGCGGCTCCGGTGGGGACGGCGACACCTGCAGCGGTGTTGCGCAGAACGCAGGAGATTTCAGCAAGGTGATCGGCAAGTTCACCGGCTGA
- a CDS encoding alpha/beta fold hydrolase: protein MTLHVHEFGPADGRPVVFLHGLTGHGGRWRLLAERELADFRVVAPDLRGHGDSTRLPPWTLEQHAADVIDLLDALELDRVPLVGHSYGGATALHVTTRAPERVERLALLDPSTGLSPLRCQEVAEEELEPEFWPDLDAARAEFAEMWPAEGVDLEVPANFVQTPDGRWRRRYSTVMAVTAWSEMARRPMLPPRGTRTLLLPATKADFVSPELVAALQDRLGDDLTVREVDSGHVLYLERPAEVGALLREFLCEA from the coding sequence ATGACACTTCACGTCCACGAGTTCGGGCCTGCCGACGGCAGGCCCGTCGTGTTTCTGCACGGGTTGACCGGCCACGGCGGCCGGTGGCGGTTGCTGGCCGAGCGTGAACTGGCGGATTTCCGTGTAGTGGCACCGGATCTGCGTGGTCACGGCGATTCGACACGGCTGCCGCCGTGGACGTTGGAGCAGCACGCCGCGGACGTGATCGATCTCCTCGACGCATTGGAGCTGGACCGGGTGCCGCTCGTCGGGCATTCGTACGGCGGGGCGACCGCGCTGCACGTGACCACCAGGGCGCCCGAGAGGGTGGAGCGGCTGGCGCTGTTGGACCCGTCGACCGGGCTGTCCCCGCTGAGGTGCCAGGAAGTCGCCGAGGAGGAGCTGGAGCCGGAGTTCTGGCCCGATCTCGACGCCGCTCGGGCCGAGTTCGCCGAGATGTGGCCGGCGGAGGGCGTCGACCTTGAGGTGCCGGCCAACTTCGTGCAGACGCCGGACGGCCGGTGGCGCCGGCGGTACTCCACCGTGATGGCCGTGACGGCGTGGAGCGAGATGGCTCGGCGGCCGATGCTGCCGCCGCGAGGTACGCGAACACTGCTGCTTCCCGCAACCAAGGCGGACTTCGTGTCACCGGAACTCGTGGCCGCGCTGCAGGACCGGCTCGGCGACGACCTGACCGTGCGCGAGGTGGACAGCGGGCACGTGCTGTACCTGGAACGGCCGGCGGAAGTCGGTGCGCTGCTGCGCGAGTTCCTCTGCGAGGCTTGA
- a CDS encoding MGMT family protein translates to MDAEILDPVIVEQVRAVIARIPAGRVATYGDVADISRAPSARMVGRVLQNGHDLPWQRVLRANGTCAPHLADEQLSLLAAEGVPSVEGKVDLRKYRWEEAVPEQPDEPQLGLF, encoded by the coding sequence ATGGATGCCGAGATCCTCGACCCGGTGATCGTCGAACAGGTGCGGGCGGTGATCGCCCGGATCCCCGCCGGGCGCGTCGCCACCTACGGCGATGTCGCCGACATCTCGCGGGCGCCGTCCGCCCGAATGGTCGGGCGGGTGCTGCAGAACGGGCACGACCTGCCGTGGCAGCGGGTGCTGCGCGCCAACGGGACCTGCGCCCCGCACCTGGCCGACGAGCAGCTCAGCCTGCTCGCCGCCGAGGGCGTTCCGTCCGTGGAAGGCAAGGTTGACCTGCGGAAGTACCGTTGGGAGGAGGCTGTGCCCGAGCAGCCGGACGAACCGCAGTTGGGACTGTTCTGA